The following are encoded in a window of Clarias gariepinus isolate MV-2021 ecotype Netherlands chromosome 8, CGAR_prim_01v2, whole genome shotgun sequence genomic DNA:
- the lbx1a gene encoding transcription factor LBX1a → MTSKEDAKGASVEERRRSPLDHLPPPANSNKPLTPFSIEDILNKPSVKRSYALCGTAHLLSAGEKLPSAAHPLGSRALLTHTSPLCALEELASKTFKGLEVSVLQAAEGRDGMTLFGQRNTPKKRRKSRTAFTNHQIYELEKRFLYQKYLSPADRDQIAQQLGLTNAQVITWFQNRRAKLKRDLEEMKADVESAKAIGSVSFEKMAKLADLEKCANGTAAPPVNESAGLCGRERDSTSQRPASPTSPLTDHTTSKDSSEDEEEEIDVDD, encoded by the exons atgacctCCAAAGAAGACGCAAAAGGCGCCTCGGTCGAGGAGAGAAGGCGCAGTCCGCTGGACCATCTGCCTCCTCCTGCAAACTCCAACAAGCCTCTCACGCCCTTCAGCATTGAGGACATACTAAACAAACCTTCGGTTAAACGAAGTTACGCGCTGTGCGGCACGGCGCATCTTCTATCGGCCGGTGAGAAGCTCCCATCGGCGGCTCATCCGTTAGGAAGCCGGGCTCTGCTCACTCACACCTCTCCTCTGTGCGCGCTGGAGGAGCTGGCCAGCAAAACCTTCAAAGGACTCGAAGTCAGTGTTCTTCAGGCCGCTGAAG gaagAGACGGCATGACATTGTTTGGCCAGAGGAATACTCCCAAAAAGCGGAGGAAGTCGAGAACGGCCTTCACAAATCACCAGATATACGAGTTGGAGAAGCGGTTTCTCTACCAGAAATATTTATCTCCGGCGGACCGGGATCAGATCGCGCAGCAGCTAGGTTTAACCAACGCGCAGGTCATCACCTGGTTCCAGAACCGACGAGCCAAGCTCAAGCGCGACCTGGAGGAGATGAAAGCGGACGTAGAATCGGCCAAAGCCATAGGCTCGGTGTCCTTCGAGAAGATGGCCAAATTAGCGGACCTGGAAAAGTGCGCAAACGGCACGGCTGCGCCTCCAGTAAACGAATCTGCGGGACTGTGCGGGAGAGAGCGGGACAGCACGAGCCAGCGGCCTGCGTCTCCGACATCACCGCTCACAGACCACACGACTAGCAAAGACAGCTCCGAGGACGAAGAGGAGGAAATCGACGTTGATGACTGA